In Arthrobacter ramosus, one DNA window encodes the following:
- a CDS encoding phage holin family protein yields the protein MGIAGAFVGVALIFFSLLVIALVVAAILGLATVMPPWLAALVVAAAFLLIILIGALIAFRAFKGAMPLVPEKTIRGIKHDLGIVKEGTSFDASILDPSSEAYKAAEAAKAAAAEKAKAKRPPRQKHTKPSNPPPQAKLSCSAVWSSAASTSPTFAISSASSSTSRPREKSSATLRAKARRRTPVRCRQTRRFQ from the coding sequence TTGGGCATTGCCGGCGCTTTCGTTGGCGTTGCGCTGATCTTTTTCTCTTTGCTCGTCATCGCCCTGGTTGTGGCTGCCATCTTGGGCCTGGCCACGGTCATGCCCCCGTGGTTGGCTGCGCTTGTGGTTGCGGCGGCGTTCCTTTTGATCATTCTTATCGGAGCCCTCATCGCCTTCCGTGCGTTCAAGGGGGCCATGCCGCTTGTGCCTGAGAAAACCATCCGCGGCATCAAGCACGATCTCGGCATAGTCAAGGAGGGCACTTCCTTCGACGCCAGTATCCTCGATCCCTCGTCGGAAGCCTACAAGGCAGCGGAGGCAGCGAAAGCCGCCGCAGCTGAGAAAGCCAAGGCGAAAAGGCCGCCAAGGCAGAAGCACACAAAGCCGAGCAACCCCCCGCCCCAAGCGAAGCTGAGCTGCTCCGCCGTCTGGAGCAGCGCCGCGAGCACCTCGCCGACGTTCGCGATCAGCTCGGCGTCGAGCTCGACGTCAAGACCCAGGGAAAAGTCCTCCGCGACGCTGCGGGCAAAAGCTCGACGACGGACGCCGGTTCGCTGCCGACAAACTCGCAGATTTCAGTGA